From Apium graveolens cultivar Ventura chromosome 9, ASM990537v1, whole genome shotgun sequence, the proteins below share one genomic window:
- the LOC141684987 gene encoding secreted RxLR effector protein 161-like — protein MDCNLARYPMEQKMQLDKDEGGQLVDAKEYRSIVGSLRYLTHTRLDVSYAVGVVSRFMEAPTTKHQQAVKHILRYIQGTIEYGLEYKKAGSKRAVIGFSDSDLAGDVVDRRSTGGMCFYLDGNLIYWESQKQRVIALSSCEAEYMAATMAACQSIWLRGLLGELTGQEVGAVILCVDNRSTIKLMKNPEQRADILTKALGKVKFEAIQNLLGVKDIVAGDAGVKKYV, from the exons ATGGACTGCAATTTGGCAAGGTATCCAATGGAGCAGAAAATGCAACTTGATAAGGATGAAGGAGGACAATTGGTAGATGCTAAGGAATACAGGAGCATTGTTGGAAGCTTGAGGTATTTAACCCACACGCGACTTGATGTTTCTTACGCTGTAGGGGTAGTTAGTAGATTCATGGAAGCACCTACAACGAAGCACCAACAAGCAGTAAAGCATATTCTGAGATATATACAAGGGACAATCGAGTATGGACTCGAGTACAAGAAGGCAGGAAGCAAGAGGGCTGTAATTGGTTTTTCAGACAGCGACTTGGCTGGGGATGTTGTAGACAGAAGAAGCACAGGGGGAATGTGTTTTTATCTGGATGGAAATCTCATTTATTGGGAATCTCAGAAACAAAGAGTGATTGCACTCTCCTCCTGTGAAGCTGAATATATGGCAGCCACCATGGCGGCGTGTCAAAGCATATGGCTTCGAGGCTTACTAGGTGAACTAACAGGGCAAGAAGTTGGAGCTGTGATATTGTGTGTGGATAATAGATCGACTATTAAATTAATGAAGAATCCG GAACAACGAGCAGATATTCTGACAAAGGCTTTAGGAAAGGTTAAGTTCGAAGCAATACAGAATTTGCTAGGTGTCAAGGACATTGTTGCAGGTGATGCAGGAGTGAAAAAATATGTTTAG